A stretch of DNA from Thermanaerosceptrum fracticalcis:
TTCTGCCTTTAGTTCATCGGCATATTTTTGCACCAGGCAGCCTGTAACAATGAGGTACTGGCATTTTCCCTCAATTTTCTGCTGGGCCAGTTCAAGAATGGTTTCGATAGATTCCCGTTTGGCGCTTTCAATAAAACCGCAGGTATTAATCACAATAACATCAGCTTTTGAAGGGTCATCTACCGGTTGATGGCCATGGCGAAAAAGCTGTCCCAGGATTTGTTCGCTGTCTACTGTATTTTTGGGACAGCCTAAGGTTACGATTTTTACAAGATAGGACATAGCTAGCCTCCGATTTTGCATATTGTTTAAGTATATCTTAGGATTCTCTCCCCTGTCAAAAAATAACTAGTACCGCTTTTTATTTATACCCGACGTCGATTTAGTTAAATTGACCGTCCGGTTATTAACATTGCGTGGCGGCGGAATGAGGCACTCTTTTCCGGTACCGATTAAATCCTGTCGTCCCGCTTTTTTTAGAGCAGACAGGACAAGAGGATAATTCTCGGGCTTTTTATACTGTAAGAGTGCCCTTTGCAGAATTCTTTCTTCTGGATCAGGCACGTGAACCTTCTGATAGGTAAAGGGATCAAGACCGGTGTAATACATACAGGTAGACAGGCTGCCGGGAGTAGGGATAAACTCCTGGACCTGATCAGGCTGAAAACCAAAATCCCGCAGGTACTCGGCTAAATAGATGGCATCTGTCAATGTTGTACCGGGATGCCCGGACATGAAGTACGGGATGAGATACTGTTTTTTCTTGAGCCGTTTATTTGTGGCATGATAGGCCTGATGAAACTGGTCAAAAACGGTGATGGGGGATTTTCCCATAATGGATGTCACCTTGGGTGCGGCATGTTCCGGTGCTACTTTCAACTGTCCGCTGATATGATGTTCACATAATTCCAGCAAAAAAGGGGACTTTTTATCCAACAATAAATAATCATAGCGGAGACCTGAGCGCACAAAGACCTTCTTTATTTTGGGTATTTTCCTAAGTGATCGTAACAAGTGCAAATAATCCGTATGGTCCACTTCCAACTGGGGACAGGGTTTGGGAACTAAACACTGCCTGTCGCGGCAGGTACCATACTTTAACTGTTTCTTGCAGGACGGTTGACGAAAGTTGGCCGTAGGCCCCCCCACATCATGGATATATCCTTTGAAATCCGGGGCCAAGGTCATCTCATGGGCTTCCTGCAAGATAGACTGGTGGGACCTGTTTTGAATAATCCGCCCCTGGTGAAAATGCAGGGCACAGAAGGCACAAGCCCCAAAACAGCCACGATGACTGGTGATGCTGAATTTAATCTCTTCCAAAGCCGGTACGGGAGTGTTTTTATAGATCGGGTGGTATGTTCTGCTGTAGGGAAGGTTATAAATCCTGTCCATTTCTTCCTGGGTCAAGGGTGGCGCTGGAGGATTCTGTATTAAGTACCTGTTGTCCTGGTGGAACTGGGCCAAACCTCTGCCGCGAATAGGATCTTGCTCCAAATAGGAGATTTTAAAGGCCTGGGCAAAGGCTTCTTTGGAAGCTGTACACTCCTCAAAGGAGGGCATTTCCAAATATTTTTCAGGCTTATTCTCGGAAATATAGCATATTCCGGGTAAAGCAGTTAATTCTGACCAGGTTTTGCCTTCCTTTAGACCCTCGGCAATGTGTTTAATCTGATATTCGGCCATCCCATAAACTAAAAGGTCTGCCTTACTGTCAAAAAGAATGGAACGTCTTACCTTATTATCCCAGTAATCATAATGGGCAAAACGACGAAGGGATGCTTCTATACCGCCGATAATAATTGGTTTACTCCTGAATACCTGCCTGGCCAGGTTGGTATAAACAATGGTTGCCCTGTCGGGGCGTAAACCCCTTTGACCTCCGGGAGAATAAAGATCCCGGGATCTTTTTTTCTTCCGGGATGTATAATGGTTGAGCATAGAATCAAGATTACCCGCCGTGATTAGGACGCCTAAACCTGGAGTACCCAATTTCAGCAGGGACTGGGGATCACGCCAGTCGGGCTGGGGGATAATACCTACTTTAAACCCCAGATACTCCAAATAACGCCCGATGATGGCTGTACCAAAACTGGGGTGATCAACATAAGCATCACCCGTTATAATTAAAAAATCAAGATAATTCCAGTTCAGTTGCTCCATATCTTCTCTGGAAATGGGTAAAAAAGGAACCGCCACTACTATCACCACACCATATATTGGGACATTCCTGCCCTTTTCGATTTCTGACTTCCCAAGTCCCTCTGAAAACTACTAGTAACTAGGAACTGGTAACTAGTAACTATTTAACCTTTTCTTATCTTACCACTTTAACAAATAATTTAAATACCTATTTTTCTACATATAAATGGAGCGACATAAAACAAGAAAAGGAAAACAAACTAAAGGCGACCGGAGCCTTCCTAAAAAGGGTTTTCAGTCGCCAATGAGAGCACTATGTTGTTAAAAAGTCCTTTAAACTTTTATTTCCTTAAGTTCATTGTCTTCCAAAATATATGTTTTATTTATGACTTTACCTTTGTTACCCAGTATTCCCAATTGGGAGCTGTTAATTTTTACATTAACCACACCTGCATTGCCTAAAATAAAGGTTATTTTATTTTTGGCGGTAAAAGATTTTTCCTCACCTTTTTTCATGGTTCCTTCAAAAATTATATTTTTATCATCCTTGACTTGTACCCAGCATGTAGCATCGACTATTGTAAGTGTTAAGTTAATATCCTCTTGTAATGGGGGAGGTAATTGTGAATCTCCGTTGGAAGGAGACGGGTTTTCATTGTTGGGAGAGTTATTAGGATTATTT
This window harbors:
- a CDS encoding YgiQ family radical SAM protein, producing the protein MAVPFLPISREDMEQLNWNYLDFLIITGDAYVDHPSFGTAIIGRYLEYLGFKVGIIPQPDWRDPQSLLKLGTPGLGVLITAGNLDSMLNHYTSRKKKRSRDLYSPGGQRGLRPDRATIVYTNLARQVFRSKPIIIGGIEASLRRFAHYDYWDNKVRRSILFDSKADLLVYGMAEYQIKHIAEGLKEGKTWSELTALPGICYISENKPEKYLEMPSFEECTASKEAFAQAFKISYLEQDPIRGRGLAQFHQDNRYLIQNPPAPPLTQEEMDRIYNLPYSRTYHPIYKNTPVPALEEIKFSITSHRGCFGACAFCALHFHQGRIIQNRSHQSILQEAHEMTLAPDFKGYIHDVGGPTANFRQPSCKKQLKYGTCRDRQCLVPKPCPQLEVDHTDYLHLLRSLRKIPKIKKVFVRSGLRYDYLLLDKKSPFLLELCEHHISGQLKVAPEHAAPKVTSIMGKSPITVFDQFHQAYHATNKRLKKKQYLIPYFMSGHPGTTLTDAIYLAEYLRDFGFQPDQVQEFIPTPGSLSTCMYYTGLDPFTYQKVHVPDPEERILQRALLQYKKPENYPLVLSALKKAGRQDLIGTGKECLIPPPRNVNNRTVNLTKSTSGINKKRY